In Collimonas arenae, a single genomic region encodes these proteins:
- a CDS encoding bifunctional helix-turn-helix transcriptional regulator/GNAT family N-acetyltransferase: protein MTIERLDDRATKVRYFNRFYTDKIGVLHEHLLDSAFSLTELRILYELAHRPTLTAADLARELSLNPGYLSRVISGFEKNGLLERARSETDGRVAQLHLTELGRATYAPLDEASQREVAAMLERLSLPEQQQLVDAMRQIESLLGQRDSSYLLRDPRPGDMGWVVHRHGVLYAQDYGWNVDFEALVADIVAKYIRDFDSSAERCWIAEKDGKVVGSVFVVRHDETTAKLRLLYVEPSARGMGIGRRLVQECLRFAKFAGYQRMLLWTNSVLTGARDIYAKEGFEKIAEDAHHSFGKDLIGETWARDLRILSAPAG from the coding sequence ATGACTATCGAACGACTTGATGATCGCGCCACCAAAGTCCGGTATTTCAACCGCTTCTACACCGACAAGATCGGCGTGCTTCACGAGCATTTACTGGACAGCGCGTTTTCACTCACCGAGCTTCGCATCCTGTATGAGCTGGCACATCGCCCGACATTGACAGCAGCGGACCTGGCCCGCGAGTTGAGCCTCAATCCTGGCTACCTGAGCCGCGTGATATCCGGTTTCGAAAAAAATGGCCTGCTCGAACGCGCACGTTCGGAAACCGATGGCCGCGTTGCCCAGCTACACCTGACCGAGCTCGGACGCGCTACCTACGCACCGCTGGATGAAGCGTCGCAACGAGAAGTCGCGGCAATGCTGGAACGCCTGTCACTGCCTGAGCAGCAGCAGCTGGTGGACGCCATGCGCCAGATAGAGAGCCTGCTGGGCCAGCGCGACTCATCCTATCTGCTGCGCGATCCCCGTCCGGGCGACATGGGTTGGGTAGTGCATCGCCATGGCGTGCTGTACGCGCAGGACTATGGTTGGAATGTGGACTTCGAGGCGCTGGTGGCCGATATCGTCGCCAAGTACATACGCGATTTCGACAGCAGCGCGGAACGTTGCTGGATCGCCGAGAAAGATGGCAAGGTGGTCGGCTCGGTGTTTGTGGTGCGCCACGACGAAACCACCGCCAAACTGCGCTTGCTGTACGTCGAACCAAGCGCGCGCGGAATGGGAATCGGCCGGCGGCTGGTCCAGGAATGCCTGCGCTTCGCGAAGTTCGCCGGCTACCAGCGCATGCTTCTGTGGACCAACAGCGTCCTGACAGGCGCCCGCGATATCTACGCGAAGGAAGGCTTTGAAAAAATCGCGGAGGATGCCCACCACAGCTTCGGCAAGGATCTGATCGGCGAGACCTGGGCCCGCGATTTGCGAATCTTGTCTGCGCCCGCCGGCTAG
- a CDS encoding ExbD/TolR family protein → MAMSLGSDGDEDEVIGTINTTPLVDVMLVLLIIFLITIPVVTHTIPVKLPNEFDEPYKTKPENINLAVNKQGDMFWNEQLVPNTTTLLAKLKEVAVIVPQPELHIRGDQQTKYEYIGKVILTAQRAGIAKIGFITEPPARN, encoded by the coding sequence ATGGCGATGTCACTCGGCTCTGATGGGGACGAAGACGAAGTGATCGGCACGATCAACACGACGCCGCTGGTCGACGTCATGCTGGTCTTGCTGATCATCTTCCTGATTACGATCCCGGTGGTGACCCATACGATTCCAGTGAAGTTGCCGAACGAATTCGACGAACCTTACAAGACCAAGCCGGAGAACATCAATCTGGCGGTCAATAAGCAAGGCGACATGTTCTGGAACGAGCAGCTGGTGCCGAACACCACGACGTTGCTGGCGAAACTGAAGGAAGTGGCGGTTATCGTGCCACAACCGGAGCTGCATATCCGCGGCGACCAGCAAACCAAGTATGAATACATCGGCAAGGTGATCCTGACTGCGCAGCGGGCAGGGATCGCCAAGATCGGGTTCATTACCGAACCGCCTGCACGCAACTGA
- a CDS encoding energy transducer TonB, producing MDFTQDGKNPSKNVVGISVVVVLHVLLIYALLTGLARKVVEVIQQPVETKIIEEIKPPPPPPPPKQVVPPPPKSVAPPPPFVPPPEVKVTPPPTDNVIAAVTNVKPPTNDLPTSVAQPATNGEAGPAHTSAKIAGNCEKPEYPRTSLRNEEEGMVTVKLTIGADGNVLDSSVEKSSGFKELDRATVKAWSLCHFSPAMSDGKAVQSTTKMQYVWKLE from the coding sequence ATGGATTTCACGCAGGATGGGAAAAATCCCTCCAAGAATGTAGTTGGCATCAGCGTGGTTGTTGTTCTGCATGTTCTTCTGATTTACGCACTTCTTACTGGATTGGCGCGCAAGGTTGTGGAAGTGATCCAGCAACCGGTTGAAACCAAGATTATCGAAGAGATCAAACCGCCGCCACCGCCGCCACCACCGAAACAGGTTGTGCCGCCACCGCCAAAATCGGTCGCGCCGCCACCGCCGTTCGTACCTCCACCCGAGGTCAAGGTAACGCCGCCGCCAACAGACAACGTGATTGCCGCGGTGACCAACGTCAAGCCGCCGACCAATGATTTGCCGACATCGGTGGCGCAGCCTGCTACCAACGGCGAAGCAGGTCCAGCGCATACCAGCGCCAAGATTGCAGGAAATTGCGAGAAACCGGAGTACCCGCGCACTTCATTGCGTAATGAAGAAGAAGGCATGGTCACGGTCAAGCTGACCATCGGCGCCGACGGCAATGTGCTTGATTCTTCTGTTGAAAAGAGCAGCGGCTTCAAGGAGTTGGACAGAGCCACGGTGAAAGCCTGGAGCCTGTGTCATTTCTCGCCAGCCATGTCGGACGGCAAAGCGGTGCAGTCCACCACCAAAATGCAATATGTCTGGAAACTTGAGTAG
- a CDS encoding ExbD/TolR family protein, with product MGMNVGSSGGNANDPEPMMEMNMTPLIDVMLVLIIMLIITIPIQNHAIKLNMPTGNPPPPLALPVVDTVDIDPTGTVMWNGTPMASRAELEGKLKQVVAGGNIDEVHLRPNKLVEYKSVAAVMASAQRLGVTKIGVVGNEQFME from the coding sequence ATGGGTATGAATGTAGGCTCATCCGGCGGCAACGCCAATGATCCGGAACCGATGATGGAAATGAACATGACGCCGCTGATTGACGTCATGCTGGTGCTGATCATCATGCTGATCATCACGATTCCGATCCAGAATCACGCGATCAAGCTGAACATGCCGACCGGTAATCCGCCGCCGCCACTGGCCTTGCCAGTGGTCGATACGGTGGATATCGATCCAACCGGCACGGTGATGTGGAACGGCACGCCGATGGCGAGCCGGGCCGAGCTGGAAGGCAAGCTGAAGCAAGTCGTCGCTGGCGGCAATATCGATGAAGTGCACCTGCGTCCGAACAAACTGGTGGAGTACAAGTCGGTCGCTGCCGTGATGGCATCGGCACAACGCCTGGGTGTCACCAAGATCGGCGTCGTCGGTAACGAGCAGTTCATGGAATAG
- a CDS encoding TonB-dependent receptor, whose product MNKNLTPIASAVALLVMAAAAMPVYAQQADDTAPKADSKSTDKSGQIEQVTISGIRGSLQKSLTQKRNADSHVEVITAEDIGKMPDKNVADSLSRVPGVTIGNAGATEGGFDEADRVSMRGTSPSLTQTLINGHNVASGDWFVLDQSGQVGRSVSYTMLPSELVGSVVVHKSSEASLVEGGVAGSVDIITRKPLEFKKQFTAEATLGAVYADLPGKTDPQISALINWKNEANTFGILVQAFSEERHLERQGQEILGYTQIAPGSKIATAHPDLAGVYAPNLINSALFEQQRKRTGGLIDAQFKVSNDFSFDINGFTSEMKAANYNRSYEFWGAQVINAGAGQSPNPGYTVKNNTLTSATFAPVAGTNYGVYDQISRPDESASSNFVEIGTKWRASDSLNFTTKLGTSTGEGKTPTQNVAEWNVGVGAGAGYQLNGIGTAANWNLGATNNSSPNTGTTAFGWIFGDQNVDVKDKENWAQIDGEYTAGWGALSSVQFGARYNDHKRSSDGVIGQGPTADASNPANFPQGYQNFPSNFGSGLGSGFPTNVWYYTPGQLAAFNAFTNRDPVSREDWNSEFSVKEKNAAGYLQGNLEGNHWSGNVGVRVVQTQENVLSNVAAPATAPGAITTSAFGPFVRQQDNNTYVDVLPSANLKFELSKDVIARFALSKTMTRPDYSALAGQVSLSPPAQFGSIGSGSGGNPNLKPITSNNFDTSIEWYFAPRSLVSASVFNMNLTSYVGLGSVTRSYVTSTPDHPANYMADYVLTVPVNTSGTVTGVELAYEMPLGKYFGFATNATFINAYDANNGPLVGASKRTANLTAYFEDERFNARISYNYRSAFYSGLDRSTAFYQAGVGTLAMSLGFKYSEQLAFTLDAQNLNNPTLKYYALSEDQPRAFYKNGRQFYLNAHLKF is encoded by the coding sequence GTGAACAAAAATTTAACACCAATAGCATCTGCGGTTGCACTACTGGTGATGGCAGCAGCAGCCATGCCGGTTTATGCGCAGCAGGCAGATGACACAGCCCCAAAGGCTGACAGCAAGAGCACTGACAAGAGCGGCCAGATTGAACAGGTCACCATCAGCGGCATCCGTGGTTCGTTGCAAAAATCCCTGACTCAAAAACGTAATGCCGATTCCCACGTGGAAGTCATCACAGCGGAAGACATCGGCAAGATGCCGGACAAGAACGTGGCCGACTCGCTGTCGCGCGTACCTGGCGTCACCATCGGCAATGCCGGCGCAACAGAAGGCGGTTTCGATGAAGCCGACCGGGTCAGTATGCGCGGCACCAGCCCCAGCCTGACGCAAACGCTGATCAATGGTCACAACGTGGCATCCGGCGACTGGTTCGTGCTGGACCAGTCGGGCCAGGTCGGCCGTAGCGTCAGCTACACCATGCTGCCTTCAGAGCTGGTCGGTTCGGTGGTGGTCCACAAGAGCTCGGAAGCCAGCCTGGTTGAAGGCGGCGTCGCCGGTTCGGTTGACATCATTACCCGCAAGCCGCTGGAGTTCAAGAAACAATTCACGGCTGAAGCAACCCTCGGCGCGGTATATGCAGATTTGCCTGGCAAGACCGACCCGCAAATAAGTGCGCTGATCAACTGGAAAAACGAAGCGAATACCTTCGGCATCCTGGTGCAGGCATTTTCGGAAGAGCGCCATCTGGAACGCCAGGGCCAGGAAATCCTCGGCTACACACAGATCGCTCCTGGCAGCAAAATCGCCACTGCGCATCCTGACCTGGCCGGCGTCTATGCACCTAACCTGATCAACTCCGCCCTGTTTGAGCAGCAACGCAAACGTACCGGCGGTTTGATCGATGCCCAGTTCAAGGTCAGCAACGATTTCTCTTTCGATATCAATGGCTTCACTTCGGAAATGAAGGCCGCCAACTACAACCGCAGCTATGAATTCTGGGGCGCGCAAGTTATCAACGCCGGTGCCGGCCAGTCGCCGAATCCTGGCTATACAGTCAAGAACAACACGCTGACATCGGCGACTTTTGCTCCTGTCGCCGGCACCAACTACGGCGTGTATGACCAGATTTCACGTCCAGATGAGAGCGCAAGTTCGAATTTTGTCGAGATCGGCACCAAGTGGCGCGCAAGTGATTCGCTGAATTTCACCACCAAGCTAGGTACGTCGACGGGTGAAGGCAAAACTCCTACGCAAAACGTCGCGGAATGGAATGTCGGCGTCGGCGCCGGCGCCGGTTACCAGCTGAACGGTATCGGCACTGCTGCCAACTGGAACCTGGGTGCTACCAATAACTCCAGCCCTAACACCGGCACAACCGCCTTCGGCTGGATCTTTGGCGACCAGAACGTCGACGTCAAGGATAAGGAAAACTGGGCTCAGATCGATGGTGAATACACTGCCGGCTGGGGTGCATTGTCGTCGGTGCAGTTCGGCGCACGGTATAACGACCATAAACGCAGTTCCGATGGCGTGATCGGCCAGGGACCGACAGCTGACGCAAGCAATCCAGCCAATTTCCCGCAAGGCTACCAAAATTTCCCGTCGAACTTCGGCAGCGGCCTGGGTAGCGGTTTCCCGACCAATGTCTGGTATTACACGCCGGGCCAGCTGGCAGCCTTCAATGCGTTCACCAACCGCGATCCGGTCTCACGTGAAGATTGGAATTCCGAGTTTTCGGTGAAGGAAAAGAATGCCGCCGGTTACCTGCAAGGCAATCTTGAAGGCAATCACTGGAGCGGTAATGTCGGCGTGCGTGTAGTGCAGACGCAAGAGAACGTTCTCTCCAACGTCGCGGCGCCAGCCACCGCGCCGGGAGCGATCACGACTTCGGCTTTCGGTCCGTTCGTCCGCCAGCAAGACAACAACACCTACGTCGATGTACTGCCTAGCGCCAATCTGAAATTTGAATTGAGCAAAGACGTGATTGCCCGTTTCGCACTGTCGAAGACCATGACGCGTCCGGATTACTCGGCGCTGGCTGGCCAGGTGTCGTTGTCGCCACCGGCGCAATTCGGTTCCATCGGCTCGGGCAGCGGCGGCAATCCGAATCTGAAGCCGATCACGTCGAACAACTTCGATACGTCGATCGAGTGGTACTTTGCTCCTCGTTCCCTGGTTTCGGCGAGTGTTTTCAACATGAACCTGACCAGCTACGTAGGCCTCGGCAGCGTCACCAGAAGCTATGTCACCAGCACGCCTGATCATCCTGCCAACTACATGGCCGACTATGTGCTGACCGTGCCGGTCAACACCAGTGGTACGGTAACCGGTGTCGAACTGGCGTATGAAATGCCGCTCGGGAAGTACTTCGGTTTTGCCACCAACGCCACCTTTATCAATGCCTATGACGCGAACAACGGTCCTTTGGTTGGCGCATCGAAACGTACCGCCAACCTGACGGCTTATTTCGAAGATGAGCGCTTCAATGCCCGCATCTCGTATAACTACCGTAGCGCCTTCTACAGCGGCCTGGATCGCAGCACTGCGTTCTATCAAGCCGGCGTCGGCACCCTGGCAATGTCTCTCGGCTTCAAGTACAGCGAACAGCTGGCCTTCACGCTGGATGCGCAGAACCTGAACAACCCAACCCTGAAGTACTACGCATTGAGCGAAGACCAGCCGCGCGCGTTCTACAAGAACGGCCGTCAGTTCTATCTCAATGCCCATCTGAAGTTCTAG
- a CDS encoding BadF/BadG/BcrA/BcrD ATPase family protein encodes MIEYLIGVDGGGTGTRVRLARNDGVLLATGSGGPSGLMHGVEQAWSAVLDALHGAFSTAGLVRPALDKMAIGLGLAGVNNRQWAADFSARNPGFGDAVIETDAFTTLVGAHQGQPGVIIAIGTGSVGEVLTTDGQRREVGGWGFPASDEAGGAWLGMRAITHAQQVLDGRAPGSDFSRALMYFCDRSNQARNVHFDSHRDSMFAWLASASQTAYAQVAPLVIQHAESDPAARQLMLDGGREVAKIAAALDPGGELPIALCGGIAAHIQPYLPEPLLALVVKPHADAAAGALRLIDQRLKGYQTC; translated from the coding sequence ATGATTGAATACCTGATTGGCGTCGATGGCGGTGGCACCGGCACCCGCGTACGCCTTGCGCGCAACGATGGTGTATTGCTGGCGACCGGAAGCGGCGGTCCTTCGGGACTGATGCACGGCGTTGAACAAGCCTGGTCCGCGGTGCTGGATGCGCTGCATGGCGCATTTTCGACGGCGGGGCTGGTACGTCCGGCACTCGATAAAATGGCGATTGGACTTGGCCTGGCGGGAGTGAACAACAGGCAATGGGCAGCTGATTTTTCCGCCAGGAATCCTGGCTTCGGAGATGCTGTGATCGAGACCGACGCCTTTACCACATTGGTCGGCGCGCACCAGGGCCAGCCAGGCGTCATCATCGCCATCGGCACCGGTAGCGTCGGCGAAGTATTGACGACTGATGGCCAACGGCGTGAAGTGGGCGGTTGGGGTTTTCCAGCCAGCGACGAAGCCGGCGGCGCCTGGCTCGGCATGCGCGCCATTACCCACGCTCAGCAAGTGCTGGACGGTCGTGCGCCAGGCAGCGATTTTTCACGCGCACTGATGTATTTCTGCGATCGTAGCAACCAGGCGCGCAACGTTCATTTCGACAGCCATCGCGATAGCATGTTCGCCTGGCTGGCAAGCGCCAGCCAGACCGCTTACGCGCAAGTAGCGCCGTTGGTCATCCAGCATGCCGAAAGCGATCCTGCGGCACGCCAGTTGATGCTCGACGGCGGCCGGGAAGTAGCCAAGATCGCCGCCGCGCTTGATCCGGGCGGAGAGCTCCCGATAGCACTGTGTGGCGGCATCGCTGCGCACATACAGCCGTACCTGCCGGAGCCGTTGCTGGCGCTGGTAGTCAAACCGCATGCCGATGCGGCAGCGGGTGCTTTACGCCTGATCGATCAGCGCTTAAAAGGATATCAAACATGCTAG
- a CDS encoding NAD(P)-dependent oxidoreductase, giving the protein MANIAFLGTGLLGSAFAEAAAKRGDTVTAWNRSSDKVQSLIQFGVTSAATPAEAVRTASRVHIVLKDDAVVEEVIAAIRDVLPADAIIIDHTTTLPALTAARAERLHAAGVKYLHCPVFMGPPAARNAQGSMMVAGPKALFDAVQADLAKMTGRLEYVGERADLAAANKLFGNAVIIGLSAVMADVLTLAQASDVSGEDAIKLLGMLDLNGMVAGRGVNMAKGNFNPSFELVMARKDVRLMLETVGKRPMAALPAVAARMDQLIAAGHGAEDASVLGIDAVSRP; this is encoded by the coding sequence ATGGCAAATATCGCTTTTCTCGGTACCGGCTTACTTGGAAGCGCATTCGCGGAAGCTGCCGCAAAACGCGGTGACACAGTCACTGCATGGAATCGCTCCAGCGACAAAGTCCAATCCCTCATCCAGTTCGGCGTGACGTCGGCAGCGACGCCTGCCGAAGCAGTGCGAACTGCATCAAGAGTACATATCGTGCTGAAAGACGACGCCGTGGTCGAGGAGGTGATTGCGGCGATACGCGATGTCCTGCCTGCTGACGCCATCATCATTGATCACACCACGACATTGCCGGCATTGACCGCCGCACGTGCCGAGCGTCTGCATGCCGCTGGAGTGAAGTATCTCCATTGCCCCGTTTTCATGGGGCCGCCGGCTGCACGCAATGCCCAGGGTTCGATGATGGTTGCGGGGCCGAAAGCGCTCTTCGACGCGGTCCAGGCGGATCTCGCCAAGATGACGGGACGCCTCGAATACGTGGGCGAACGCGCCGATCTTGCTGCCGCCAACAAGCTGTTTGGCAATGCCGTGATCATCGGCCTGTCGGCGGTCATGGCGGATGTTCTTACCCTGGCGCAGGCGAGCGATGTGAGTGGCGAAGACGCTATCAAGCTGCTTGGCATGCTTGACTTGAATGGCATGGTGGCGGGCCGCGGGGTGAATATGGCCAAGGGCAATTTCAATCCAAGCTTCGAACTGGTGATGGCGCGCAAGGATGTGCGGCTGATGCTGGAGACTGTCGGCAAGCGGCCGATGGCGGCATTGCCGGCGGTCGCCGCCAGAATGGACCAGCTGATTGCCGCTGGACACGGTGCCGAGGATGCCAGCGTCCTCGGCATCGACGCTGTGTCGCGGCCGTAG
- a CDS encoding MotA/TolQ/ExbB proton channel family protein → MSITRNRLFSLPSALAAALMISAMTISPLAAIAQTPAAASAPAAATSAPAADAPKAADAAAASLVDTPVPPPAPADHETVNNPYGLDALWKGGDFVARGTLIILVLMSMGSWYIIITKLLEQVKLMGQASNAKKTFWKAATVAAGVDGLKPNSAYRFIAQNGLNSTEHHDGALLEQIDLNTWVTMSIQRSVEKVQSRLQDGLAFLATVGSTAPFVGLFGTVWGIYHALTAIGIAGQASIDKVAGPVGEALIMTAIGLAVAVPAVLGYNWLVRRNKSAMEEIRSFSADLHSVLLSGVMSSSSAVQVSHINKKVG, encoded by the coding sequence ATGTCTATCACCCGTAACCGCTTATTTTCCTTGCCTTCCGCCCTGGCTGCAGCCCTGATGATCTCTGCAATGACGATCTCGCCGCTGGCAGCAATCGCCCAAACTCCTGCCGCAGCATCTGCACCTGCTGCCGCTACCTCCGCGCCGGCCGCCGATGCACCTAAAGCTGCAGACGCTGCAGCAGCATCGCTGGTAGATACCCCCGTTCCGCCACCGGCTCCTGCCGATCACGAAACAGTCAATAACCCATACGGCCTGGACGCCCTGTGGAAAGGCGGCGACTTCGTTGCCCGCGGCACCCTGATCATCCTGGTGCTGATGTCGATGGGTAGCTGGTACATCATCATCACCAAGCTGCTCGAGCAAGTGAAGTTGATGGGTCAAGCCAGCAACGCTAAAAAGACATTCTGGAAAGCCGCTACGGTTGCTGCCGGTGTTGACGGCCTCAAGCCAAACAGCGCTTACCGCTTCATCGCGCAAAACGGTTTGAATTCGACCGAACACCACGACGGCGCCCTGCTGGAACAAATCGACCTGAACACCTGGGTCACCATGTCGATCCAGCGCTCGGTTGAGAAAGTACAAAGCCGCCTGCAAGACGGCCTGGCCTTCCTGGCAACCGTCGGTTCAACTGCACCGTTCGTCGGTCTGTTCGGTACCGTCTGGGGTATTTACCACGCGCTGACAGCGATCGGTATCGCCGGCCAGGCATCGATCGACAAAGTTGCCGGTCCAGTGGGTGAAGCGCTGATCATGACCGCAATCGGTCTGGCAGTGGCTGTGCCTGCGGTGTTGGGTTACAACTGGCTGGTTCGCCGCAACAAGAGCGCAATGGAAGAAATCCGTTCGTTCAGCGCCGACCTGCACTCGGTGCTGTTGAGCGGCGTGATGTCCTCGAGCTCGGCGGTCCAGGTTTCGCATATCAATAAAAAGGTTGGCTAA
- a CDS encoding GntR family transcriptional regulator: MLAQIEKLKPDAASDTPLYLQLVNRLSEQINGGVWQPDEALPSERILAESLEISRVTARKAIDVLCDRGMLIRKRGSGTYITPKLEQPLSRLTNFSEELRQRGFRPGSQWLLRETGIAVAEEILALGLSPNTVVSRLKRLRTADDVVMAIETTTIPALYLPDPKAVTDSLYVHLETLGVAPVRALQHIRAINASADQAKLADIKTGAAMLHITRVGYLESGAAIELSHSYCRSDYYDFVAELRR, from the coding sequence ATGCTAGCTCAAATAGAAAAACTCAAACCGGATGCCGCCAGCGACACGCCTTTATATCTGCAACTGGTCAACCGGCTGTCCGAGCAAATCAATGGCGGCGTCTGGCAACCTGACGAAGCGCTGCCTTCCGAGCGCATCTTGGCGGAATCGCTTGAGATATCCCGGGTGACCGCACGCAAAGCCATCGACGTTTTGTGCGACCGCGGCATGCTCATTAGAAAGCGCGGTTCCGGCACCTACATCACGCCTAAGTTGGAACAGCCGCTGTCGCGCCTGACCAACTTCAGCGAAGAGTTGCGGCAACGCGGCTTTCGCCCGGGATCGCAATGGCTGCTGCGCGAAACCGGCATCGCGGTGGCGGAAGAAATCCTGGCGCTGGGTTTGTCACCCAATACCGTAGTGTCGCGGCTGAAGCGCTTGCGGACTGCAGATGACGTGGTGATGGCGATCGAAACCACCACCATCCCGGCCTTGTATCTGCCGGATCCGAAAGCGGTGACCGATTCCTTGTATGTGCATCTGGAGACGCTCGGCGTAGCGCCGGTGCGGGCCTTGCAGCATATCCGCGCCATCAACGCCAGCGCCGACCAGGCCAAGCTGGCGGACATCAAGACCGGCGCAGCGATGCTGCACATCACGCGCGTCGGCTATCTGGAAAGCGGCGCGGCGATCGAGCTCTCGCATTCCTATTGCCGCAGCGACTACTATGACTTCGTTGCGGAGTTGCGGCGATGA
- a CDS encoding phospholipase A, translating to MKRNVKIFLLSCCCMSPALLHAAELEQQLAHCSALADASARLGCYDALASAAADAAVPATPAGAATVSVAPAFPAPTVATGKTTTEQGADQISHTVQSWELDPNAKRGVFALKSYLDNYVLLANYSTSTNQAPFNPDTPNGLNLQKTELTYQLSFKMKMLENIAGSPVDLWLAYTQQSFWQAYNRANSSPFRETNYQPELIATLPLTAKIGDFNFRYLNLALMHQSNGQSSTLSRSWNRFYAELGAEYGKLALAARIWKRLDNAKADNDNIDIVDYMGHGDLRATYRQDGYEYSLLARHNFQTGHGAVQASLAFPVTTNLKGYVQLFSGYGESLIDYNYSQKSIGAGFLIDF from the coding sequence ATGAAAAGAAACGTAAAAATCTTCCTTCTTTCTTGCTGCTGCATGTCGCCGGCGCTGTTGCACGCAGCCGAGCTTGAACAGCAACTGGCGCACTGCTCGGCGCTGGCTGACGCCAGTGCGCGCCTGGGATGTTATGACGCCTTGGCCAGCGCCGCTGCGGATGCGGCAGTCCCGGCCACCCCCGCTGGCGCAGCAACGGTATCTGTCGCGCCAGCCTTCCCGGCGCCGACGGTTGCAACCGGCAAGACCACGACAGAGCAGGGGGCAGACCAGATTTCACACACAGTGCAGAGCTGGGAGCTGGACCCCAACGCCAAGCGCGGCGTGTTTGCCCTCAAGTCTTATTTGGATAACTATGTATTGCTGGCCAATTACAGTACCTCGACTAACCAGGCGCCGTTCAACCCGGACACGCCGAATGGACTCAACCTTCAAAAAACCGAGCTGACCTATCAGCTCAGTTTCAAGATGAAGATGTTGGAAAATATCGCAGGCAGTCCGGTCGATTTGTGGCTGGCCTACACGCAGCAGAGTTTTTGGCAGGCCTATAACCGGGCCAACTCCAGTCCGTTCCGCGAAACCAATTACCAGCCGGAGCTGATTGCGACGCTGCCCTTGACGGCAAAGATCGGCGATTTCAATTTCCGCTATCTCAATCTCGCGCTGATGCATCAGTCCAACGGCCAGTCATCCACTTTGTCGCGCAGCTGGAACCGTTTCTATGCGGAGTTGGGAGCGGAATACGGCAAGCTGGCGCTGGCAGCCAGGATCTGGAAGCGCCTCGATAACGCCAAGGCCGATAACGACAATATCGACATCGTTGACTATATGGGGCACGGCGACCTGCGCGCCACCTACCGTCAGGACGGCTATGAGTATTCGCTGCTGGCGCGCCACAATTTCCAGACCGGACATGGCGCGGTCCAGGCCAGCCTGGCGTTTCCCGTCACGACCAATCTGAAAGGCTATGTGCAGCTGTTTTCGGGTTACGGTGAGAGCCTGATCGATTACAACTATTCACAAAAGTCGATCGGCGCCGGTTTCCTGATCGATTTCTGA